The following are from one region of the Planctomonas sp. JC2975 genome:
- a CDS encoding putative RNA methyltransferase, protein MSLTTLSEWLRCPICFLPLEAMPPLALGCDDGHRFDVNKHGYVSMLATQPRVAGDTPQMLDARADLLSSGAYDAVAHLITENVLGGRTERVIDAGTGTGHYSAKISSRLSRSARILATDIAADAVRRSVRHIGRERADGLVADTWRPLPIRDGVADAVVNVFAPRNPEEFRRVLKDDGRLVIALPQQDHLIELREALPMLDVPPDKSQRLAEDFSAHFTLEHSATARYRLSVTRDTAVALRTMGPSGHHTAAQGPMVPAALPREVTVAVDVLRFRPNTVRPRTRRSDDQLSSSSSVD, encoded by the coding sequence ATGTCCCTCACGACGTTGTCGGAGTGGCTTCGGTGCCCGATCTGTTTTCTGCCGCTCGAGGCGATGCCTCCGCTCGCCCTGGGCTGCGACGACGGACACCGGTTCGACGTCAACAAGCACGGATACGTCAGCATGCTCGCCACGCAGCCGCGCGTGGCCGGCGACACCCCGCAGATGCTCGACGCGCGGGCGGACTTGCTCTCGAGCGGTGCCTACGATGCGGTTGCGCACCTCATCACCGAGAATGTGCTCGGCGGTCGAACGGAGCGAGTCATCGACGCCGGAACCGGCACAGGGCACTACTCGGCGAAGATCTCATCGCGGCTGTCACGTTCCGCTCGGATCCTCGCGACGGACATCGCCGCGGATGCCGTCCGACGCAGTGTGCGCCACATCGGCCGCGAGCGAGCCGACGGACTCGTCGCAGACACCTGGCGGCCCCTGCCCATCCGCGACGGCGTTGCGGATGCCGTGGTCAACGTCTTCGCACCACGGAATCCTGAGGAGTTCCGTCGCGTCCTCAAGGACGATGGACGACTCGTGATCGCACTCCCCCAGCAGGATCATCTCATCGAGCTGCGCGAGGCGCTCCCCATGCTGGATGTGCCGCCTGACAAGTCTCAACGACTCGCCGAAGACTTCTCTGCGCACTTCACCCTGGAGCACAGTGCGACGGCTCGATACCGTCTCTCGGTCACTCGTGACACAGCCGTTGCATTGCGCACGATGGGCCCGTCGGGCCACCACACCGCGGCGCAGGGTCCGATGGTCCCTGCCGCGTTGCCACGCGAGGTCACTGTCGCGGTGGACGTGCTTCGCTTCCGACCGAACACCGTCCGGCCGCGCACCCGCCGCAGCGACGACCAGCTGTCTTCATCATCATCCGTCGACTGA
- the coxB gene encoding cytochrome c oxidase subunit II, with protein MRHNRRFRWAAIPVAALVALVLAGCTQSQLNGFLPGFDGKTPVTNHTELVSGLWVTSWIVLLLVGLLVWGLIIWCVIVYRRRKGQTGIPAQLRYNMPIEIFYTIVPFVLIIGFFAFTTRAQDTIEKPYAHPDMTVQVYAKQWSWDFNYLSDGVYDPGIQAQPDDQSGASKGSVVESQIPTLYLPVDKKVTIKLSSRDVIHSFWVPAFLYKKDVIPGHTNYMYLEPTKEGTYAGKCAELCGEYHSAMLFNVKVVSEDEYQQHIQDLKDRGYTGTLGSDVDRNTNLPGTGAPKNND; from the coding sequence GTGCGTCACAATCGCCGTTTCCGATGGGCTGCAATTCCGGTCGCAGCTTTAGTCGCTCTGGTTCTGGCCGGTTGCACCCAGTCTCAGTTGAATGGGTTCCTTCCCGGCTTCGACGGCAAGACTCCGGTCACCAACCACACCGAACTCGTCTCCGGGCTCTGGGTCACATCGTGGATCGTGCTCCTGCTGGTCGGACTCCTGGTGTGGGGCCTCATCATCTGGTGCGTCATCGTCTATCGACGTCGCAAGGGGCAGACGGGCATTCCGGCGCAGCTCCGGTACAACATGCCGATCGAGATCTTCTACACGATCGTGCCGTTCGTGCTGATCATCGGCTTCTTCGCCTTCACCACGCGTGCCCAGGACACCATCGAGAAGCCATACGCCCACCCCGACATGACCGTGCAGGTGTATGCCAAGCAGTGGTCGTGGGACTTCAACTACCTGTCGGACGGCGTGTACGACCCGGGCATCCAGGCGCAGCCCGACGACCAGTCCGGCGCATCGAAGGGGTCGGTCGTCGAGAGCCAGATCCCGACCTTGTACCTCCCCGTCGACAAGAAGGTCACGATCAAGCTGAGCTCGCGTGACGTCATCCACTCGTTCTGGGTTCCCGCCTTCCTCTACAAGAAGGACGTGATTCCGGGGCACACGAACTACATGTACCTGGAGCCCACCAAGGAGGGCACCTACGCGGGCAAGTGCGCCGAGCTCTGCGGTGAGTACCACTCGGCCATGCTCTTCAACGTCAAGGTGGTCTCCGAGGATGAGTACCAGCAGCACATTCAGGATCTGAAGGACCGTGGATACACCGGAACGCTCGGTTCCGATGTCGACCGCAATACGAACCTGCCCGGCACCGGCGCACCGAAGAACAACGACTAA
- a CDS encoding cytochrome b: protein MTATTAAETTAKKRSFTAAASNYIDERTSISGVVKEFGRKIFPDHWSFLLGEIALYSFIVILITGTFLTFFFQASQADVIYHGSWVPLKGIQMSAAMNSTLNISFDIRGGLLVRQIHHWAALLFVASIGLHMLRIFFTGAFRKPRELNWVIGFTLFVLAMAEGFTGYSLPDDLLSGNGLRIIDGLIKGIPVIGTWTSFLLFGGEFPGTAIVGRLYTLHILLLPALVVAFIALHLVFVVVHKHTQYAGPGRTQQNVSGYPILPVYAAKAGGFFFIVFGVVALIASFFTINPIWLYGPYDPSPVSAGTQPDWYIGFADGMLRLVPPHWEFVWLDRTWSLNILVPVVILVLFLVLVAIYPFVEAWVSGDKREHHILDRPRNQATRTAIGAAGVTFYATMWAAASSDLVATHFKLTMEGVIHTLQVTLILGPIVAYFITKRICIALQKKDRSIALHGYESGRIVKLPGGEFIEVHQQLDEYERWRLVSYDTYQPLMLRPNSRGKITAGNRLRSGMSRWFFEDRLEPVTKGELESGHGHH, encoded by the coding sequence TTGACCGCCACCACCGCCGCTGAAACCACGGCCAAGAAGCGCAGCTTCACCGCTGCAGCGTCGAACTACATCGATGAGCGCACGAGCATCTCGGGCGTCGTCAAGGAATTCGGTCGCAAGATCTTCCCCGACCACTGGTCGTTCCTGCTCGGCGAGATCGCCCTGTACAGCTTCATCGTCATCCTGATCACGGGAACGTTCCTCACGTTCTTCTTCCAGGCCTCGCAGGCCGATGTGATCTACCACGGTTCCTGGGTGCCGCTGAAGGGCATCCAGATGTCCGCTGCGATGAACTCCACATTGAACATCTCGTTCGACATCCGCGGTGGTCTTCTGGTCCGTCAGATCCACCACTGGGCGGCGCTCCTGTTCGTCGCATCCATCGGCCTGCACATGCTGCGCATCTTCTTCACGGGTGCGTTCCGCAAGCCGCGCGAGCTCAACTGGGTGATCGGCTTCACGCTGTTCGTCCTCGCCATGGCAGAGGGCTTCACCGGATACTCGCTCCCCGACGACCTGCTGTCCGGAAACGGTCTGCGCATCATCGACGGTCTGATCAAGGGAATCCCTGTGATCGGAACCTGGACGTCGTTCCTGCTCTTCGGTGGTGAGTTCCCCGGCACCGCGATCGTCGGACGCCTGTACACGCTGCACATCCTGCTGCTGCCGGCGCTCGTCGTTGCGTTCATCGCGCTGCACCTGGTGTTCGTCGTCGTGCACAAGCACACCCAGTACGCGGGCCCTGGACGCACGCAGCAGAACGTTTCGGGCTACCCGATCCTCCCTGTCTACGCCGCCAAGGCCGGCGGATTCTTCTTCATCGTCTTCGGCGTCGTCGCGCTCATCGCGTCCTTCTTCACGATCAACCCGATCTGGTTGTATGGCCCGTACGACCCATCGCCCGTCTCCGCTGGTACACAGCCGGACTGGTACATCGGGTTCGCCGACGGCATGCTGCGCCTCGTCCCACCGCACTGGGAGTTCGTCTGGCTTGACAGGACGTGGTCGCTGAACATTCTGGTGCCCGTCGTGATCCTGGTGCTGTTCCTCGTCCTCGTCGCGATCTATCCGTTCGTCGAGGCATGGGTCAGCGGTGACAAGCGCGAGCACCACATCCTCGACCGTCCGCGCAACCAGGCGACCCGCACCGCGATCGGCGCCGCCGGCGTCACGTTCTACGCGACGATGTGGGCAGCCGCGAGCTCCGACCTCGTGGCGACGCACTTCAAGCTCACGATGGAAGGCGTCATCCACACCCTCCAGGTCACGCTGATTCTCGGCCCTATCGTCGCGTATTTCATTACGAAGCGCATCTGCATCGCTCTGCAGAAGAAGGACCGCTCGATCGCCCTGCACGGATACGAGTCCGGACGCATCGTCAAGCTGCCGGGTGGCGAGTTCATCGAGGTCCACCAGCAGCTCGACGAGTACGAGCGGTGGCGCCTGGTGAGCTATGACACGTACCAGCCGCTCATGCTCCGCCCGAACTCCCGCGGCAAGATCACCGCTGGCAACCGCCTCCGTTCCGGCATGTCCCGTTGGTTCTTCGAGGATCGTCTCGAGCCCGTGACCAAGGGCGAGCTCGAGTCCGGTCACGGTCACCACTGA
- a CDS encoding cytochrome c oxidase subunit 4: MRVSATVFWIIAIFFWIVAIAYTVWAWFYYPNHEIEPVGTVALTLTGILGAFIAFFLGRTHATQGGVELPEDRLDANIDDGDPELGHFSPWSWWPFMLGLSVALGALGIAVGWWIVPIGGALAAVSLVGWVYEYYRGYFAR, translated from the coding sequence ATGCGCGTCAGCGCGACAGTTTTCTGGATCATCGCGATCTTCTTCTGGATAGTTGCGATCGCGTACACCGTGTGGGCGTGGTTCTACTATCCGAACCATGAGATCGAGCCTGTCGGCACGGTGGCTCTGACACTGACCGGCATCCTCGGTGCCTTCATCGCCTTCTTCCTCGGTCGCACGCATGCCACGCAGGGTGGCGTGGAGCTTCCGGAAGATCGTCTGGACGCCAATATCGATGACGGCGATCCCGAGCTCGGGCACTTCAGCCCGTGGAGCTGGTGGCCGTTCATGCTTGGTCTGTCTGTCGCGCTCGGCGCCCTCGGTATCGCGGTCGGATGGTGGATCGTTCCGATCGGCGGCGCTCTCGCCGCGGTGAGCCTCGTCGGATGGGTCTACGAGTACTACAGGGGCTACTTCGCCCGCTGA
- a CDS encoding cytochrome c translates to MRETTHKTARKRKAGRRHPLATVALIAIGLGLTGGAYAAFNATGSNADATSSSSSDIDSGKKLFQANCATCHGLEAQGTDEAPSLIGVGAAAVDFQVGTGRMPMAMQGPQAQEKPVQFTQDEIDQLAAYVASLAPGPGVPDSEYTDGNGDAAKGAELFRVNCAMCHNVAGAGGALTEGKYAPPLRGVTPTHVYEAMLTGPQNMPVFNDRNISPEGKRDIITYLKFIQANPSPGGFELGSLGPVAEGLFIWIFGLGSIVALTVWITAKSN, encoded by the coding sequence ATGCGCGAGACAACGCACAAGACCGCTCGCAAGCGCAAGGCGGGCCGCAGGCATCCACTCGCCACTGTCGCATTGATCGCGATCGGGCTGGGGCTGACCGGAGGCGCGTACGCCGCGTTCAACGCGACCGGATCGAACGCCGACGCCACGTCGTCGAGCTCGAGCGATATCGACTCCGGCAAGAAGCTCTTCCAGGCGAACTGCGCGACCTGTCATGGGCTCGAAGCCCAGGGCACCGACGAGGCGCCCAGCCTGATCGGCGTCGGCGCCGCCGCGGTCGACTTCCAGGTCGGAACCGGTCGCATGCCGATGGCCATGCAGGGCCCGCAGGCCCAGGAGAAGCCGGTCCAGTTCACGCAGGACGAGATCGACCAGCTTGCGGCCTATGTCGCGTCGCTGGCGCCCGGGCCCGGTGTCCCCGACTCGGAGTACACCGACGGCAACGGCGATGCCGCCAAGGGTGCCGAACTGTTCCGCGTCAACTGCGCCATGTGCCACAACGTGGCCGGCGCCGGCGGTGCGCTCACCGAGGGCAAGTACGCTCCTCCGCTGCGCGGCGTCACGCCCACTCACGTCTACGAGGCAATGCTCACCGGGCCGCAGAACATGCCGGTGTTCAACGACCGGAACATCTCGCCCGAGGGCAAGCGAGACATCATCACGTACTTGAAGTTCATCCAGGCCAACCCTTCGCCCGGCGGATTCGAACTCGGATCGCTCGGCCCGGTCGCCGAGGGCTTGTTCATCTGGATCTTCGGCCTGGGTTCGATCGTCGCTCTGACGGTCTGGATCACGGCCAAATCGAACTGA
- a CDS encoding heme-copper oxidase subunit III, with protein MGSVTSTSISPSASAPTINRPNVVAVGTIVWLGSEVMFFAGLFAIYFTLRSTSPQLWAAETAHLNVPYALTNTLILVASSFTCQFGVFAAERFQSRSTGWSPRKWGMVEWFTLSYALGAIFVAGQVVEYATLVGEGVTIDGNAYGSAFYLTTGFHALHVTGGLIAMLFVVGRAFAVRRFGDKEATSAIVVSYYWHFVDVVWIGLFLVIYVLK; from the coding sequence TTCCCCTTCGGCTTCGGCGCCGACGATCAACCGCCCCAATGTGGTGGCCGTCGGAACGATCGTCTGGCTGGGAAGCGAGGTGATGTTCTTCGCGGGACTCTTCGCCATCTACTTCACGCTGCGCTCCACGTCGCCTCAATTGTGGGCCGCGGAGACGGCGCACCTCAACGTTCCTTACGCGCTGACGAACACACTGATCCTGGTCGCCAGCTCCTTCACCTGCCAGTTCGGTGTCTTCGCCGCTGAGCGCTTCCAGTCGAGGTCGACCGGTTGGAGCCCTCGCAAGTGGGGGATGGTCGAGTGGTTCACGCTCAGCTATGCACTGGGCGCCATCTTCGTTGCCGGCCAGGTCGTCGAGTACGCGACCCTCGTCGGTGAGGGCGTCACCATCGACGGAAACGCCTACGGTTCGGCCTTCTACCTCACGACCGGCTTCCACGCACTCCACGTCACCGGCGGGCTCATCGCCATGCTCTTCGTGGTCGGACGCGCTTTCGCCGTTCGCAGGTTCGGAGACAAGGAGGCGACGAGCGCCATCGTCGTCTCGTACTACTGGCACTTCGTCGACGTCGTGTGGATCGGGCTCTTCCTGGTCATCTACGTCCTCAAATAG
- a CDS encoding ubiquinol-cytochrome c reductase iron-sulfur subunit produces the protein MAQDDNGGTEITPAASSAVDHRPGDPGTAVIVQDAVENPGFPPHRARITDKDPRKQRRAERTIYTLFYLSIVGSIWAIAAYIAFPIESGKISDLRISTLAIGLGITLALLAIGFGAVHWAKALMVDKEGIDIRHPVQGSDETRDRAVEIFKEADQESGFGRRTLIRNSLIGALVAFPLPAIVLFRGLGPMDQDPVKLLSHTMWKEGTRLTIDPSGTPIKASDVTIGSVFHVIPEGLNDKEDALDQKAKAAVLLMRLDPKDLHPTHGRASWAYDGIVAYSKICTHVGCPVALYEQQTHHLLCPCHQSQFDITHEARVIFGPANRPLPQLPIEVDADGYLVAQSDFHEPVGPSFWERH, from the coding sequence ATGGCACAGGACGATAACGGCGGCACGGAGATCACGCCCGCCGCCTCGTCGGCCGTCGACCACCGTCCCGGCGACCCTGGCACTGCCGTGATCGTGCAGGACGCGGTGGAGAACCCCGGGTTCCCGCCGCACCGCGCGCGGATCACGGACAAGGACCCGCGCAAGCAGCGCCGCGCCGAGCGCACGATCTACACGCTCTTCTACCTTTCGATCGTCGGAAGCATCTGGGCCATCGCCGCCTACATCGCGTTCCCGATCGAGTCCGGAAAGATCTCGGATCTCCGCATCAGCACGCTGGCCATCGGACTCGGCATCACGCTTGCGCTTCTCGCCATCGGCTTCGGTGCCGTGCACTGGGCCAAGGCCCTGATGGTCGACAAGGAGGGCATCGACATCCGGCACCCCGTCCAGGGGTCCGATGAGACCCGCGACCGGGCCGTCGAGATCTTCAAGGAAGCCGACCAGGAGTCCGGGTTCGGTCGTCGCACGCTGATCCGCAATTCGCTGATCGGCGCGCTCGTCGCCTTCCCGCTGCCCGCGATCGTGCTCTTCCGCGGCCTGGGCCCGATGGACCAGGATCCGGTCAAGCTCCTCTCCCACACGATGTGGAAGGAAGGCACCCGGCTCACGATCGACCCGTCCGGCACGCCTATCAAGGCCTCCGACGTGACCATCGGGTCCGTCTTCCACGTCATCCCCGAGGGGCTCAACGACAAGGAAGACGCTCTCGACCAGAAGGCCAAGGCCGCCGTTCTGCTCATGCGTCTCGATCCGAAGGACCTCCACCCGACGCACGGGCGCGCGAGCTGGGCCTACGACGGCATCGTCGCGTACTCGAAGATCTGCACGCACGTCGGATGCCCCGTGGCGCTCTACGAGCAGCAGACGCACCACCTCCTCTGCCCGTGCCACCAGTCGCAGTTCGACATCACCCACGAGGCACGAGTCATCTTCGGTCCGGCGAACCGGCCGCTGCCGCAGCTGCCGATCGAAGTGGATGCCGACGGATACCTCGTCGCGCAGAGCGATTTCCATGAGCCCGTGGGCCCGAGTTTCTGGGAGCGTCATTGA
- the ctaD gene encoding cytochrome c oxidase subunit I: MSTTTAPAPSTVTPSPTTQILGATKIHRKGNILVNWITSTDHKTIGYMYLITSFVYFCIGGIMALIIRAQLFEPGLEVVQTREQYNQLFTMHGTIMLLMFATPLFAGFVNVIMPLQIGAPDVAFPRLNAFAYWLYNFGSLIAVAGFLTPQGAASFGWFAYQPLASTTFSPGLGGNMWMLGLGISGFGTILGAVNFITTIITLRAPGMTMFRMPIFTWNALVTSILVLMAFPVLAAAIFAAAADRILGAHVFDAANGGAILWQHLFWFFGHPEVYIIALPFFGIVSEVFPVFSRKPVFGYKTLVYATISIAALSVTVWAHHMYVTGMVLLPFFSLMTMLIAVPTGVKIFNWIGTMWRGSITFESPMLWAIGFLVTFTFGGLTGVILASPPLDFHVSDSYFVVAHFHYVVFGTVVFAMFSGFYFWWPKWTGKMLNDKLGKWHFWLLFIGFHTTFLIQHWLGVIGMPRRYYTYLPQDGFTWMNQVSTFGAALLAISMIPFLLNVYITARSGAKVTVNDPWGYGRSLEWATSCPPPRHNFTSIPRIRSESPAFDLNHPEVGVPVAIGAGASTTSVGVDSAEVK, translated from the coding sequence ATGAGTACTACCACAGCACCTGCTCCTTCGACGGTCACGCCGTCGCCGACCACTCAGATTCTCGGTGCGACGAAGATTCATCGCAAGGGCAACATCCTGGTCAACTGGATCACCTCGACGGATCACAAGACCATCGGGTACATGTACCTGATCACGTCGTTCGTGTACTTCTGCATCGGCGGCATCATGGCGCTGATCATCCGCGCTCAGCTGTTCGAGCCCGGTCTCGAGGTCGTCCAGACCCGTGAGCAGTACAACCAGCTGTTCACGATGCACGGCACGATCATGCTGCTGATGTTCGCGACGCCGCTCTTCGCCGGATTCGTGAACGTGATCATGCCGCTGCAGATCGGTGCTCCCGACGTGGCGTTCCCGCGTCTGAACGCCTTCGCCTACTGGTTGTACAACTTCGGATCGCTCATCGCCGTCGCCGGATTCCTCACCCCGCAGGGTGCCGCGTCGTTCGGCTGGTTCGCGTATCAGCCTCTGGCGTCGACGACGTTCTCACCGGGGCTCGGCGGCAACATGTGGATGCTCGGCCTCGGAATCTCCGGTTTCGGAACCATCCTCGGTGCGGTGAACTTCATCACGACGATCATCACGCTGCGCGCTCCCGGTATGACCATGTTCCGCATGCCGATCTTCACCTGGAATGCGCTCGTCACGTCGATCCTCGTTCTGATGGCATTCCCGGTTCTCGCGGCCGCCATCTTCGCTGCAGCCGCGGACCGCATACTCGGTGCCCACGTCTTCGATGCTGCCAATGGCGGTGCGATCCTCTGGCAGCACCTGTTCTGGTTCTTCGGCCATCCCGAGGTGTACATCATCGCGTTGCCGTTCTTCGGAATCGTGTCAGAGGTGTTCCCTGTCTTCAGCCGTAAGCCGGTCTTCGGATACAAGACGCTGGTCTACGCGACGATCTCGATCGCTGCGCTGTCCGTCACGGTGTGGGCGCACCACATGTACGTCACGGGAATGGTGCTCCTGCCGTTCTTCTCCCTGATGACCATGCTCATCGCGGTCCCGACGGGCGTGAAGATCTTCAACTGGATCGGCACCATGTGGCGCGGTTCCATCACGTTCGAGTCTCCGATGCTGTGGGCGATCGGATTCCTCGTGACATTCACCTTCGGTGGCCTCACGGGTGTGATCCTGGCCTCTCCGCCGCTCGACTTCCACGTCTCCGACTCCTACTTCGTCGTGGCGCACTTCCACTACGTGGTGTTCGGAACGGTCGTGTTCGCGATGTTCTCCGGCTTCTACTTCTGGTGGCCGAAGTGGACCGGAAAAATGCTCAACGACAAGCTGGGCAAGTGGCACTTCTGGCTGCTGTTCATCGGGTTCCACACCACGTTCCTGATCCAGCACTGGCTGGGCGTCATCGGCATGCCGCGTCGCTACTACACGTATCTGCCGCAAGACGGATTCACGTGGATGAACCAGGTCTCCACCTTCGGTGCCGCGCTCCTGGCGATCTCCATGATCCCGTTCCTTCTGAACGTGTACATCACCGCACGTTCGGGAGCGAAGGTGACAGTGAACGACCCCTGGGGCTACGGACGCTCGCTCGAGTGGGCGACCAGCTGCCCGCCGCCGCGACACAACTTCACGTCGATCCCGCGTATCCGTAGCGAGTCGCCGGCGTTCGACCTGAACCATCCGGAGGTGGGAGTGCCGGTGGCTATCGGCGCCGGTGCCTCGACAACATCCGTTGGTGTCGACTCTGCAGAGGTGAAGTAG